In Legionella lytica, one genomic interval encodes:
- a CDS encoding carboxyl transferase domain-containing protein, whose amino-acid sequence MAKIISQINTGSQEFRENQAAMQALVDDLHHHIQHIVLGGDEKARARHLKHGKLLPRERLQQLLDPGSPFLELSQLAAYRVYDDVVPAAGIITGIGWVSGVECVIVVNDATVKGGTYYPLTVKKHLRAQEIAQMNNLPCIYLVDSGGAFLPLQDEVFPDRDHFGRIFFNQAQMSAQNIPQIAVVMGSCTAGGAYVPAMADESIMVKKQATIFLGGPPLVKAATGEVISAEELGGAEVHCRHSGVSDHYAEDDAHALHLARVAVTNLNRKKEITLKRIETIEPLYDCKELTGIVPSDPRKPFDIREIIARIVDGSEFDEFKALFGTTLVCGFAHLYGYPVGIIANNGILFSESALKGSHFIELCCQRKIPLIFLQNITGFMVGSKYEASGIAKHGAKMVTAVANANVPKFTVIVGGSFGAGNYAMCGRAYSPRFIWSWPNSRISVMGGEQAANVLAQVNRDKLVKQSHEWSIEDEELFKKQMRSQYETQGHPFYASARLWDDGVIAPQDTRKILGLGLSATLNAPIEPTRFGVFRM is encoded by the coding sequence ATGGCAAAAATAATCAGTCAAATTAATACTGGCAGTCAAGAGTTCAGAGAAAATCAAGCCGCGATGCAAGCATTAGTTGATGATCTACACCACCACATTCAACACATTGTACTTGGTGGTGATGAGAAGGCTCGTGCCCGACATTTAAAGCATGGTAAATTGCTACCCCGGGAACGCTTGCAACAATTGCTTGACCCAGGAAGCCCTTTTTTAGAGCTTTCTCAGCTAGCAGCTTATCGCGTGTACGATGATGTAGTACCCGCTGCAGGAATCATTACCGGTATTGGCTGGGTTTCGGGCGTGGAATGTGTGATCGTCGTTAACGATGCAACGGTTAAAGGTGGTACCTATTACCCGCTCACCGTTAAAAAGCATTTACGTGCGCAAGAAATTGCGCAGATGAATAACCTGCCCTGTATTTATTTGGTTGACTCTGGTGGTGCCTTTTTACCCCTCCAAGACGAAGTATTTCCCGATAGAGACCATTTTGGTCGCATCTTTTTTAACCAAGCACAAATGTCCGCGCAAAACATCCCGCAAATTGCGGTAGTGATGGGCTCTTGTACTGCGGGAGGTGCTTATGTGCCAGCAATGGCTGATGAATCCATTATGGTAAAAAAACAAGCCACGATTTTTCTAGGTGGACCACCTTTAGTAAAAGCTGCTACTGGAGAAGTCATTAGTGCAGAAGAATTAGGTGGCGCCGAAGTACACTGCCGACACTCAGGCGTATCCGACCATTATGCCGAAGATGATGCACATGCATTGCATCTAGCCCGAGTTGCGGTTACAAATTTAAATCGGAAAAAAGAAATAACATTAAAACGAATTGAAACCATTGAGCCCCTGTATGACTGTAAAGAACTTACTGGAATTGTTCCTTCCGATCCGAGAAAACCTTTTGACATACGTGAAATCATTGCACGTATTGTTGATGGCTCTGAGTTTGACGAATTCAAAGCGCTTTTTGGTACTACCTTAGTCTGTGGTTTCGCTCATTTATATGGCTATCCGGTAGGAATTATTGCCAATAATGGCATCCTCTTTAGTGAAAGTGCTCTTAAAGGAAGTCATTTTATTGAACTGTGCTGCCAAAGAAAGATCCCATTAATCTTCTTGCAAAATATTACTGGATTTATGGTTGGCTCTAAATACGAGGCTTCAGGTATTGCCAAACATGGCGCCAAAATGGTGACGGCAGTTGCCAATGCGAATGTTCCTAAATTTACCGTAATTGTTGGTGGAAGTTTTGGTGCAGGGAATTATGCTATGTGTGGACGCGCCTATTCACCGCGCTTTATCTGGTCCTGGCCCAACTCACGAATTTCCGTAATGGGGGGTGAGCAAGCAGCAAATGTTCTCGCGCAAGTCAATCGCGATAAGCTAGTGAAACAAAGCCATGAATGGTCCATAGAAGACGAGGAGCTATTTAAAAAACAAATGCGCTCTCAATATGAAACTCAAGGTCATCCCTTCTATGCTAGTGCGCGCTTGTGGGATGATGGTGTGATTGCCCCCCAAGATACACGTAAAATATTAGGCTTAGGCTTGTCTGCAACACTAAATGCACCCATTGAACCAACACGCTTTGGCGTATTTCGCATGTAA
- a CDS encoding isovaleryl-CoA dehydrogenase, with translation MYTGPNYQLGETYDLLRDSVRQFARTEIAPLAAEIDASNTFPNHLWRKLGDMGLLGITVSEEYGGANMGYLAHAIAMEEISRASASVGLSYGAHSNLCVNQIYLNGNTTQKEKYLPKLISGEYVGALAMSESNSGSDVVSMQLHAQASGDKFILNGTKMWITNGPDANVLVVYAKTDKQAGSKGITAFLIEKGMPGFKTAQKLDKLGMRGSNTCELVFEQCEVPAEQVLGEVNQGVKVLMSGLDYERTILAAGPVGIMQACMDVVLPYVHERKQFEQPIGEFQFIQGKLADMYTDLNASRAYLYAIAKACDSGNVSRKDAASVILYTAERATQMALQAIQILGGNGYINEYPTGRLLRDAKLYEIGAGTSEIRRMLIGRELFKETA, from the coding sequence ATGTATACCGGGCCAAACTACCAATTAGGCGAAACTTATGATCTTTTAAGAGACAGCGTTCGTCAATTTGCGCGTACCGAAATCGCTCCTCTAGCCGCAGAAATCGATGCCAGCAATACTTTCCCTAATCATTTATGGCGAAAATTAGGTGATATGGGCTTATTGGGTATAACCGTCAGTGAAGAATATGGGGGAGCCAATATGGGTTATCTGGCTCATGCCATCGCAATGGAAGAAATTTCTCGCGCCTCCGCTTCTGTCGGCCTAAGCTATGGTGCTCACTCAAATTTATGCGTCAATCAAATTTATTTAAATGGAAACACTACGCAAAAAGAGAAATATTTGCCTAAACTTATTAGCGGAGAATATGTTGGCGCTCTAGCAATGAGTGAATCCAATTCAGGCTCTGATGTAGTCAGTATGCAATTACACGCTCAAGCTTCCGGCGACAAATTCATCCTCAATGGCACCAAGATGTGGATTACCAATGGTCCTGATGCAAATGTTTTAGTTGTTTATGCTAAAACAGACAAGCAGGCAGGAAGCAAAGGCATCACAGCGTTTTTAATTGAAAAAGGAATGCCCGGATTTAAAACCGCTCAAAAACTAGATAAGCTAGGAATGCGTGGTTCAAACACCTGTGAATTAGTCTTTGAACAATGTGAAGTTCCTGCGGAACAGGTTTTAGGCGAAGTAAATCAGGGTGTTAAAGTATTGATGAGTGGTCTTGACTACGAACGTACTATTCTTGCGGCAGGTCCCGTAGGCATTATGCAAGCTTGCATGGATGTTGTTCTACCTTATGTGCATGAACGCAAACAGTTTGAACAACCTATTGGTGAATTCCAATTTATCCAAGGCAAATTGGCTGACATGTATACAGATTTGAATGCAAGTAGAGCCTATTTATATGCAATTGCTAAAGCCTGTGATAGTGGGAACGTCAGCCGCAAAGATGCTGCGAGTGTGATTTTGTATACTGCAGAAAGAGCAACACAAATGGCTTTACAGGCAATTCAAATTCTAGGTGGCAATGGATACATTAATGAATATCCAACGGGTCGTCTATTACGTGATGCTAAGCTGTATGAAATTGGGGCTGGCACTTCTGAAATCAGAAGAATGCTTATTGGACGTGAACTTTTTAAAGAAACAGCATAA
- a CDS encoding thiolase family protein codes for MDQNDIVIVAAKRTPMGGLLGTLSALSAPELNAIAHKAALEQAGINPAEIEEVISGCVLQAGIGQAPARQAAIKAGVPDSAGATTLNKMCGSGMKAVMLAHDLIKAGSANIVLASGMESMSNAPYLLPKARAGYRLGHGEVKDHMFLDGLEDAYTRGQLMGCFAEETAAHFNFSREQQDEYAAQSMSKAIKAIESGAFAEEIAAVTINTRKGDVSVTTDEGPDASKLSKIAQLKPAFKADGTVTAANSSSISDGAASLILMTAAQAEKRGIRPLARIVAHATHAQAPQWFTTAPIDAIRKVMNKANWKQSDVDLYEINEAFAVVAMAAIQQLELNPEQVNIHGGACALGHPIGASGARILVTLLHALKHQGKKRGIAALCIGGGEGTAMAIELI; via the coding sequence ATGGATCAGAATGATATAGTAATTGTTGCAGCCAAAAGAACGCCTATGGGAGGTCTATTAGGCACTCTTTCTGCACTTAGCGCACCAGAATTAAATGCAATTGCTCATAAAGCAGCTTTAGAGCAAGCAGGTATTAACCCTGCTGAAATTGAAGAGGTAATTAGTGGTTGCGTACTCCAAGCAGGCATTGGCCAAGCACCAGCAAGACAAGCAGCAATCAAAGCGGGCGTGCCTGATTCAGCAGGTGCTACTACCCTCAATAAAATGTGTGGTTCTGGGATGAAAGCAGTGATGCTAGCCCATGACTTAATTAAAGCAGGTTCAGCAAATATTGTTTTAGCTAGTGGTATGGAAAGCATGAGTAATGCCCCCTACCTATTACCTAAAGCACGTGCCGGATACCGTCTAGGACATGGGGAAGTTAAAGACCATATGTTTCTTGATGGGCTTGAAGATGCCTACACTCGTGGCCAGCTCATGGGATGTTTTGCTGAAGAAACTGCTGCTCATTTCAACTTCAGCCGCGAGCAACAAGATGAATATGCAGCTCAATCAATGAGCAAAGCAATAAAAGCCATTGAAAGTGGGGCTTTTGCTGAAGAAATTGCAGCCGTAACCATAAATACCCGTAAAGGGGATGTCAGTGTAACTACTGATGAAGGCCCTGATGCGTCAAAACTGTCTAAAATTGCGCAATTAAAACCCGCATTTAAAGCAGACGGTACCGTTACCGCAGCAAACTCAAGCTCTATTTCTGATGGTGCAGCTAGCTTAATTCTAATGACTGCCGCTCAAGCAGAAAAACGTGGTATTCGTCCATTAGCTCGCATTGTAGCTCATGCAACTCATGCACAAGCCCCACAATGGTTTACTACAGCGCCAATCGATGCGATTCGCAAAGTAATGAACAAAGCAAATTGGAAGCAAAGTGATGTAGACTTGTATGAAATTAATGAAGCATTTGCGGTAGTTGCTATGGCAGCGATTCAACAACTTGAATTAAATCCAGAACAGGTTAATATTCACGGCGGAGCTTGTGCTTTAGGCCATCCAATTGGTGCATCAGGTGCCCGTATTTTAGTTACTCTACTACATGCTCTGAAGCATCAAGGTAAAAAACGAGGTATTGCTGCATTATGTATTGGTGGTGGTGAAGGAACAGCAATGGCGATTGAGTTGATATAA
- a CDS encoding quinone-dependent dihydroorotate dehydrogenase encodes MYSIVRPLLFCMNAERAHSFSLSALHFIPQTCFKTVKSNQVLAMGIQFPHAVGLAAGLDKNGAHLDALAKVGFSFIELGTVTPRPQDGSPKPRLFRIPQAQAIINRMGFNNQGVDALVTHVGKAHYQGILGINIGKNKDTPLERAAEDYLYCLDKVYEHATYITINISSPNTPDLRQLQQKAYFADLLSHLQQAQKRLADKFQRHVPLVVKISPDEDMETLKQMTEVILSRGIEGIIATNTTCSRDGVANLPYAQEAGGLSGQPLQGRSLQCLRLLKEYVGNAVTLIGVGGINSSESAQAKLDAGASLVQVYSGLVYQGPGLVHELVAGLKTK; translated from the coding sequence TTGTATTCTATTGTACGCCCTTTATTATTTTGCATGAATGCGGAAAGGGCGCATTCCTTTAGCTTATCTGCCTTGCATTTTATTCCGCAAACCTGTTTTAAAACAGTAAAGTCAAATCAGGTTCTGGCGATGGGAATACAATTCCCTCATGCCGTGGGATTGGCTGCTGGATTAGATAAAAACGGCGCGCATCTAGATGCTTTGGCTAAAGTCGGATTTTCCTTTATTGAATTAGGGACAGTAACACCTCGTCCTCAAGATGGGAGTCCGAAACCGCGCCTATTTCGTATACCTCAAGCGCAAGCCATTATTAATCGCATGGGATTTAATAATCAAGGTGTTGATGCCTTGGTCACTCACGTGGGAAAGGCTCATTATCAAGGCATCTTAGGTATTAATATTGGCAAAAATAAAGATACACCTTTAGAGCGAGCTGCGGAAGATTACCTTTATTGTTTAGATAAGGTGTATGAGCATGCAACATATATAACCATTAATATATCGTCTCCCAATACTCCTGATTTGCGTCAATTACAGCAGAAGGCATATTTTGCTGATTTACTATCCCATTTACAGCAGGCACAAAAGCGTTTGGCTGATAAGTTTCAACGTCATGTTCCTTTGGTTGTTAAAATATCTCCTGATGAAGATATGGAAACGCTGAAACAAATGACGGAAGTGATTTTAAGTCGTGGCATTGAAGGGATTATTGCAACGAATACTACCTGTTCTCGTGATGGGGTAGCTAATTTACCCTATGCTCAAGAAGCCGGTGGATTAAGTGGCCAACCTTTACAAGGACGCTCATTGCAGTGTTTGCGTTTGCTCAAAGAATATGTTGGCAACGCGGTAACCTTAATCGGGGTTGGTGGCATCAATAGCAGTGAGAGTGCTCAAGCTAAACTGGATGCTGGAGCTTCATTAGTGCAGGTATATAGTGGATTGGTTTATCAGGGGCCTGGATTAGTTCACGAATTAGTTGCTGGATTAAAAACGAAATGA
- a CDS encoding class I SAM-dependent methyltransferase, protein MRKLVLWGHNVDEYRDMFDLSQDDMNSRILEYGCGPSAVNAQQFHEAHEAVSCDPLFVLDKDTLSSKAVMIFSEMVHEVQKEQDKFDFSEYGSLEQLIEKRQRGMKEFFADYEQGKAEGRYYGAADYHLPYPDFSFDFALSAHYLFADLEDQTIDFHLNVIRELARVAKEVRIFPLIDREGKTSELLGPVLLQLQQENYGVEVREVVYHLHKAENAMLRVWAQKCDV, encoded by the coding sequence ATGCGGAAGTTAGTGCTCTGGGGACACAATGTTGATGAATATCGTGATATGTTTGATTTATCTCAAGACGATATGAATTCCCGAATTTTAGAATATGGATGTGGCCCAAGTGCAGTCAATGCGCAACAATTTCACGAAGCGCATGAAGCTGTAAGTTGTGATCCCTTATTTGTTTTAGATAAAGATACCTTGTCCTCTAAAGCCGTGATGATTTTTTCTGAAATGGTGCACGAAGTACAAAAAGAACAGGATAAATTTGATTTTAGTGAATATGGCAGTCTGGAACAATTAATTGAGAAACGCCAAAGAGGAATGAAAGAGTTTTTTGCTGATTATGAGCAGGGCAAAGCAGAAGGTCGCTATTATGGTGCCGCGGATTATCATCTACCTTATCCCGATTTTTCTTTTGATTTTGCCTTGAGTGCTCATTACCTTTTTGCGGATTTGGAAGATCAAACAATAGATTTTCATTTAAATGTCATTCGCGAATTGGCTCGAGTCGCAAAAGAAGTACGTATTTTCCCGCTTATCGATCGTGAAGGGAAAACTTCAGAGCTTTTAGGTCCCGTTTTACTGCAACTTCAACAGGAAAATTATGGTGTTGAAGTTAGGGAAGTGGTTTATCATTTGCATAAAGCAGAAAATGCGATGCTTCGAGTGTGGGCGCAAAAGTGTGATGTCTAA
- a CDS encoding GNAT family N-acetyltransferase, which yields MRCITKDLATQMEGCIKQTHIEVTKQYAQGKILDINGGAACFSGADSYLSQVVGWGFASQSKQFKSEIEGIEQFYQDQGHGRVDIELCPYVGNELTLFLSKRGYHVTELNNVSALNLKDYEPVDFCSEPFEIKEVSSSQLDEWATRVALGFGYPEARDQFFQYVQANGVRAFAAYDKGKVVAGAVIAMYGDFCDLGVTSTLPIYRGKGLQKKLLHARLNFAKALGLSWAIVTTEPGTVSDANVQKIGFQCAYTRVKMTCTA from the coding sequence ATGAGATGTATCACTAAAGATTTAGCAACCCAAATGGAGGGGTGTATTAAACAGACCCATATTGAAGTAACTAAGCAATATGCACAAGGAAAAATATTAGATATTAATGGCGGAGCCGCTTGTTTTTCTGGGGCTGATTCTTATTTATCTCAGGTGGTGGGGTGGGGATTTGCGAGTCAGTCAAAACAATTTAAATCTGAAATAGAAGGCATCGAACAGTTTTATCAGGACCAAGGTCATGGGCGCGTGGATATTGAGTTATGCCCTTACGTAGGTAATGAGCTAACGCTTTTTTTAAGCAAGCGTGGTTATCATGTTACCGAGTTGAATAATGTATCTGCTTTGAATCTAAAGGACTACGAACCAGTTGATTTCTGCTCAGAACCTTTTGAGATTAAGGAAGTATCCTCATCTCAATTGGATGAATGGGCGACACGGGTGGCTTTAGGTTTTGGTTATCCGGAGGCTCGGGATCAGTTTTTTCAGTATGTACAGGCTAATGGTGTTAGGGCTTTTGCTGCATATGATAAAGGGAAGGTTGTCGCAGGTGCTGTAATTGCGATGTATGGTGATTTTTGTGATTTAGGTGTGACCAGTACTTTGCCGATTTATCGAGGCAAAGGATTACAAAAAAAACTATTACATGCCCGGCTTAATTTTGCTAAGGCATTAGGGCTTTCCTGGGCCATTGTAACGACTGAACCAGGCACTGTTTCTGATGCTAATGTA